DNA from Salinispora arenicola:
TCCTCGCCGAACAGCCGGGCCACCTGCCGACCTCGGTCACCCGCGCCTCGTGGGCCGCGCTGGCCATCGAGTCCATGGTTGATTCGACTCGGACGCTCGTCGACGAGGTCTACGAGTTCGACATCGAGGGCGAGGTGTTCCACGTTCGGATCAGCAACGGTGAGGCCCGGACGGCGCCCGGTGCGGCCGGCGCGGACGCCACCCTCCGGGTGGTCACCGACGCGAGGACATTCTTCGACCTTGGCGGGGGCGTGATCGAGCCGGTCGAGGCGGTCGTCAGCGGCGCGGTGTCGGTGACCGGCCCGCCCGCGGCCCTTCCCCGCTGCCTGTTCCTACTCGGTCTGGGCGGCCGACCGAGTGGTGATCGCGTGCTTTCAGCAGCGGAGAGCGCCGGGCGCTGACGACCCGTCGAACGCCTCGGCCGGGCGACGCAGCAGGGCCGTCCCGGAGCCGGGCCCACAATTCTGGGCCGGCATCGGCTCGGCCAGGCCCAGCTGAAAGCCGAGCCGACCTCCCAGCGAGTGGCGACTGTCAATCGCCATCAGGAGGTCCGCCAACGATTCGAGAGCTGGCGCCCGGTCGATTCCGCCAACGTCCACTGGCACGAAACCCAGTTCGCACAGCAGCGCCGCCACCTGGGCCTTCGCCGGTGGGTGGTCACCGGCGAGCGGCACGGTGACCGGCCGGCCGTCCAGCACGGGTCGACCCAACATTCCGGCGGGCACAGTGTTCAACGCCTTGACCACGTGCCACTGCGGCAGCAGCTCGGCGAGTAGCCGGCCTCCAGCACGCGGGTGACCGGATACTCCGGCGGCCGGCGGGTTCGTGGCATCGACCATGGTGCGTCCCTGCCCAGCCTGCAACAAGCCGGCTCGGGCCAGCTCCAGCACCGCGGCGAACGGCAGCACCAGCACGAGCGGGTCGGCCTCGGCGACGACGGTCGCCGCCGGTACGAGGTGGACCCGGGCGGACGGCGGTGGCGGGTCGGGTCGCGCCGGATCCCGGCGACCGGCGATGAGCACCCGGCGGCCGTCGAGGGCGAGGGCCCGGGCCAACGCCGACCCCATCCGGCCACGGCCGAGGACGCCGATGGTCCTGCTGGTGACCGCGCCGGGTGGTACGGGTTCGGGCCGTATGGACGTGGGCATCTTGCCGCCTCGGGCTGTGCTCGGATCTCCCTGCGGCCCGGGCGGGAGCCGGGAGACCGCCGGTGGGTCACCACCAGTGTGCCGCCTGGGTCTTGATGCGGTGTTGACCGCAGGTTGAACGGGCCGTCACTGCGCTTACACGACTAAACGACCACTTTAGGTACGGAAGCACTTCACCTAAAGTAGATACGAACCGAGCACAGCGTTACGAA
Protein-coding regions in this window:
- a CDS encoding winged helix-turn-helix transcriptional regulator, which codes for MKEQRDRRTYGQQCGLAVSLDMVGERWTLLIIRELLVRPRRYRDLLDALPGIGTNLLADRLAFLTEAGIVQPLDAERRTAGYALTELGKELREPVLALARFGLALLAEQPGHLPTSVTRASWAALAIESMVDSTRTLVDEVYEFDIEGEVFHVRISNGEARTAPGAAGADATLRVVTDARTFFDLGGGVIEPVEAVVSGAVSVTGPPAALPRCLFLLGLGGRPSGDRVLSAAESAGR
- a CDS encoding NADPH-dependent F420 reductase: MPTSIRPEPVPPGAVTSRTIGVLGRGRMGSALARALALDGRRVLIAGRRDPARPDPPPPSARVHLVPAATVVAEADPLVLVLPFAAVLELARAGLLQAGQGRTMVDATNPPAAGVSGHPRAGGRLLAELLPQWHVVKALNTVPAGMLGRPVLDGRPVTVPLAGDHPPAKAQVAALLCELGFVPVDVGGIDRAPALESLADLLMAIDSRHSLGGRLGFQLGLAEPMPAQNCGPGSGTALLRRPAEAFDGSSAPGALRC